In the genome of Anas platyrhynchos isolate ZD024472 breed Pekin duck chromosome 23, IASCAAS_PekinDuck_T2T, whole genome shotgun sequence, one region contains:
- the BOLA3 gene encoding bolA-like protein 3, with protein MAAAAGLRLRGPLVLRCGPWRSFTSRTDGEARVTRVLREKFPRASAIRVVDISGGCGAMYEVHVESEEFREKRMVQQHQMVNQALREEIKNMHGLRIFTSTPKP; from the exons ATGGCCGCCGCGGCGGGGCTGCGGCTCCGCGGGCCG CTCGTTCTGCGGTGCGGCCCTTGGCGAAGCTTCACCTCCCGGACGGACGGGGAGGCCCGAGTGACCCGCGTCCTGCGGGAGAAGTTCCCCCGCGCCTCCGCCATCAGGGTGGTGGACATCTCCG GAGGATGCGGCGCTATGTACGAGGTCCACGTCGAGTCGGAGGAGTTCAGGGAGAAGCGGATGGTGCAGCAGCACCAGATGGTTAACCAG GCACTGCGTGAAGAGATCAAGAACATGCATGGACTGCGCATCTTCACCTCCACCCCCAAGCCCTGA